One genomic region from Gemmobacter aquarius encodes:
- a CDS encoding Ig-like domain-containing protein — protein sequence MSAAIDFAVRSSAGGNTMGTVAGDEQANFVQVGAGDSISLNISKESVLGYQRVEGDLVVELADGRTIILLGYYDVPEGVVNHLYLSSDNNITEVLLSESGDGYLVADYGPVSAFDKWSPLDDLRFVEGDPVVASAGATNEPAGMGIFTPALLGMGGGGLGAAAAGGAVLVGGAALGGGGGSAGTTPDGGGTGGGTGGNGGGGGGTTPSVVLPPSVNGAGSTQVLSTTVANPSLQVTGTGNAGDTVTVTVGSSSQTTTITTGGTWSTTFPTNALPPDGNYQVQAAFTGSTSTTLPGAMVVIDMTPPPLVATEGTGSTNDVENLAEYANGVTLKGTGEAGASVSVTIEQKTHTTSVAQDGTWSVTFSQAEVAGGERTVPVSLTSTDIHGNVTRLTDTLVLDTIPHPLAVDQVSGDGFVNRTEQAQAVSIGGSTTAGAVVSVTIPGVVTNAPVVADAQGRWSYSIAGGTLVDGTYNATVTTVDAAGNPSSASRSFIVDTQTSVSFANMAGHAAFGDGIVNLSESRSALTVTGQAEAGSTRVDVAWQGTTYAANVNATTGAWTLTLPAGAAGSVSGMTSMTVTSTDRAGNTASNVLPVRVDLEAGITLQAAPGGADGVVSGAERASGFTLEGTADANARVFVTYMGTERMAVADANGRWTLPMNTIASGEIASGANGGLISLYSIDAANNRSETLTRNFAVDTLVRDFSFANPDLVGAVNDGPLDAQRLNAAERTAGLVINGTVEAGSVVTIQIGQFSATVPAADTASGRWSYTVPAAALPEGVNATATISVRAQDAYGNQTAWEQKTVAIDTVVNNFARSDVAFSVGADGVMNAAEASAGLPVSGKAEAGSTVIVTVDGRSHTVTSDVSGNWSTTFSRNELPSGTRNGVPASIEAIDPNGNRALHNFTFNIDTDAPTAPELVQDSGAGGILSGVFTAYSPDVFSYHEVAASGAAVDVTPAHGAFEIMVPVNQTAVRSELALFSPNLPDGSYLIIRDVDSAGNDASTLYLRTTGETVVDLSRPGLAGFDIAAVDLSSTQGRMNITAAQLQAVTGPDQRLMIHGEGNDRVTMTGATDTQNLHIGSDGQRYAVYTLNGATIFVDEDINRTVI from the coding sequence ATGAGTGCAGCGATTGATTTCGCTGTCCGCAGTTCTGCGGGCGGCAACACCATGGGAACTGTTGCCGGCGACGAGCAGGCAAACTTTGTCCAAGTTGGCGCTGGCGACAGCATTTCATTGAACATATCGAAGGAAAGTGTGCTGGGCTATCAGCGGGTCGAAGGCGACCTCGTTGTGGAACTGGCAGACGGTAGGACCATCATCCTGCTCGGGTATTACGACGTCCCCGAAGGCGTCGTTAATCACTTGTACTTAAGCAGTGACAACAACATCACCGAAGTGCTGCTTTCCGAGTCCGGAGACGGTTACCTGGTTGCAGATTACGGTCCTGTATCCGCTTTCGACAAATGGAGCCCCCTGGATGACCTTCGTTTTGTCGAAGGCGACCCGGTGGTGGCATCTGCGGGCGCGACGAATGAACCCGCCGGAATGGGCATTTTCACCCCTGCCTTGCTGGGCATGGGCGGTGGCGGCCTTGGCGCCGCGGCGGCCGGCGGTGCGGTATTGGTGGGTGGCGCTGCGCTTGGCGGCGGCGGCGGCTCGGCCGGTACGACGCCGGATGGCGGCGGCACTGGTGGCGGAACGGGCGGAAACGGAGGTGGCGGCGGCGGTACTACGCCAAGCGTCGTGCTTCCGCCCAGTGTGAATGGCGCTGGTTCGACCCAGGTGCTCAGCACGACCGTTGCAAATCCGTCGCTGCAAGTGACCGGAACCGGCAACGCTGGCGACACTGTTACCGTAACGGTCGGAAGCAGCAGCCAGACCACGACGATAACGACCGGCGGCACGTGGAGCACGACGTTCCCCACGAACGCACTGCCGCCTGACGGAAACTATCAGGTGCAGGCCGCGTTCACCGGCAGTACATCGACAACTTTGCCGGGCGCTATGGTGGTCATCGACATGACTCCGCCGCCCCTCGTTGCGACCGAGGGCACGGGAAGCACCAACGACGTCGAAAATCTGGCCGAATATGCAAATGGTGTGACGCTTAAGGGAACGGGCGAGGCGGGCGCTTCGGTTTCGGTCACAATCGAGCAAAAGACGCACACGACTTCGGTCGCGCAGGACGGAACCTGGTCGGTGACCTTTTCGCAGGCCGAGGTTGCGGGTGGCGAGCGGACGGTCCCGGTTTCGCTGACCTCGACCGATATTCACGGCAACGTCACGCGATTGACCGATACGCTTGTGCTCGACACAATCCCGCATCCCTTGGCCGTCGACCAAGTTTCGGGTGATGGCTTCGTCAATCGCACCGAACAGGCGCAAGCCGTCTCGATTGGTGGTTCCACCACCGCCGGAGCCGTGGTGAGCGTCACCATTCCCGGCGTGGTCACCAATGCGCCCGTCGTCGCCGACGCACAGGGCCGCTGGAGCTATTCCATTGCCGGCGGAACCCTTGTGGACGGCACGTATAACGCAACGGTCACGACGGTGGACGCTGCTGGAAACCCCAGCTCGGCATCCAGATCCTTCATCGTCGACACCCAGACTTCCGTTTCGTTCGCGAACATGGCGGGCCATGCTGCGTTTGGCGACGGAATCGTGAACCTGTCGGAGTCGCGCTCTGCGCTGACCGTGACCGGACAAGCCGAAGCAGGAAGCACGCGCGTCGATGTGGCGTGGCAAGGCACCACTTACGCAGCAAACGTGAATGCGACAACCGGCGCGTGGACGCTGACGCTGCCTGCTGGTGCTGCTGGAAGTGTGAGCGGCATGACCTCGATGACGGTCACTTCGACAGACCGGGCAGGCAACACCGCCAGTAATGTCCTTCCGGTCCGCGTCGATCTTGAAGCAGGGATCACGCTGCAGGCAGCCCCCGGCGGGGCGGACGGTGTGGTGTCTGGTGCGGAAAGGGCCTCTGGCTTTACGCTGGAGGGCACGGCCGACGCGAATGCACGGGTCTTCGTGACTTACATGGGGACAGAACGGATGGCCGTGGCGGATGCGAATGGCCGCTGGACCCTGCCTATGAACACGATCGCGTCCGGCGAAATCGCAAGCGGTGCGAACGGCGGTTTGATTTCGCTTTATTCGATCGATGCTGCAAACAACCGCAGCGAAACCCTGACACGTAACTTTGCCGTAGATACGCTGGTGCGCGATTTCTCGTTCGCCAATCCCGATCTGGTTGGTGCGGTCAACGACGGGCCGCTCGATGCACAAAGGTTGAATGCGGCCGAGCGGACGGCAGGGCTGGTCATCAATGGAACGGTGGAAGCGGGGTCAGTCGTAACGATCCAGATCGGCCAGTTCTCGGCCACAGTTCCCGCGGCCGATACGGCAAGCGGGCGCTGGTCTTACACAGTGCCGGCGGCAGCTTTACCCGAAGGCGTCAACGCGACAGCAACCATCAGTGTGCGCGCGCAAGATGCCTATGGGAACCAGACGGCTTGGGAACAGAAAACCGTAGCCATCGATACGGTGGTGAACAATTTTGCACGATCCGACGTTGCCTTCAGTGTCGGCGCCGACGGGGTGATGAACGCGGCCGAAGCGTCTGCCGGATTGCCGGTCAGTGGCAAGGCCGAAGCCGGATCTACGGTAATTGTAACGGTCGATGGCCGCAGCCATACCGTCACGTCAGACGTTTCCGGCAACTGGTCGACCACCTTTAGCCGCAACGAACTGCCCAGCGGCACGCGGAACGGCGTTCCGGCGTCTATCGAAGCAATCGATCCGAACGGCAACCGAGCCTTGCACAACTTTACCTTCAATATCGATACCGACGCCCCGACGGCACCGGAATTGGTTCAGGATTCCGGTGCCGGCGGCATCCTTAGCGGCGTTTTTACAGCGTATTCTCCGGATGTATTCAGCTACCACGAGGTTGCCGCCAGTGGCGCTGCCGTGGATGTGACGCCTGCGCATGGAGCGTTCGAGATAATGGTTCCGGTGAACCAGACCGCGGTCCGCAGCGAGTTGGCGCTGTTCTCTCCGAACCTGCCGGATGGTAGCTATCTGATCATCCGTGATGTCGATTCGGCAGGCAACGATGCGAGCACGCTCTATCTGCGGACGACTGGGGAAACAGTCGTCGATCTGTCGCGCCCCGGTCTGGCCGGGTTTGACATTGCGGCGGTGGACCTGTCGTCGACCCAAGGCCGGATGAACATCACTGCGGCGCAGTTGCAGGCAGTCACCGGTCCTGACCAAAGATTGATGATCCATGGCGAAGGCAATGACCGTGTTACGATGACCGGTGCCACCGACACGCAGAATCTGCATATCGGCTCGGACGGGCAGCGTTACGCCGTCTACACGCTGAATGGCGCCACGATTTTCGTCGACGAAGACATCAACCGGACGGTCATCTGA
- a CDS encoding TolC family protein, whose translation MERPVLRWSDRVASPRLALMLTVAVLLSGCLGGLQPPGFQGIGRGQAPDKPEQTRLFAAEGSTAAFPVMDDLRSRQSVLPAGGSYAAVAQAVMLASGGASAAELQMAKLQKEAVDKNWLPQIGPVVTLDSLGVMAAKLVAEQALLDNGRRRAERAVAAADVEVAAVSLAEDTNDRVRQGLELYIAAEKARAQAAVASRGVERLSAYQDMVQQRVTGGLSDRSELQVVSQKRAEMQATYSGDMQSAERSLNDLASLAGRPLAGLRGIEPLGQGRAEPLSVMRAKSEGARVLALARAERAGSLPGLAATASLDGGGSFLSGLQLGGANIGFGTGAKLRALNATPDLVERRFAEARLESGQRIDSLGGEIAELRLRRSQGAEVLRQTMGNLDLFVEQYKAGLRSLVELVGQYDAALRLERDQVALDYEIARREVEVAAMQGLLVHGAPM comes from the coding sequence ATGGAACGCCCAGTGCTCCGTTGGTCGGACAGGGTGGCATCACCGCGCCTCGCCCTGATGCTGACCGTGGCGGTGCTGCTTTCGGGATGTCTGGGGGGGTTGCAGCCGCCCGGGTTTCAGGGAATTGGCAGAGGGCAGGCCCCGGACAAGCCGGAGCAAACCCGCCTTTTTGCCGCCGAAGGCAGCACCGCGGCCTTTCCGGTGATGGATGATCTGCGATCACGCCAGTCGGTCTTGCCCGCAGGCGGAAGTTACGCAGCGGTAGCGCAGGCGGTCATGCTTGCATCGGGCGGGGCATCCGCTGCCGAACTGCAGATGGCGAAGCTGCAAAAAGAGGCGGTCGACAAGAACTGGCTTCCGCAAATCGGGCCGGTGGTGACACTGGACAGTCTCGGCGTGATGGCTGCGAAGCTGGTGGCTGAGCAGGCCCTGCTGGACAACGGAAGGCGACGTGCCGAAAGAGCGGTCGCTGCGGCGGATGTCGAAGTGGCAGCGGTCAGTCTTGCCGAAGACACGAATGACCGTGTGCGTCAGGGCCTGGAGCTTTATATCGCCGCCGAAAAGGCGCGCGCGCAGGCTGCAGTTGCAAGCCGCGGGGTCGAACGACTGTCAGCTTATCAGGATATGGTGCAACAGCGGGTCACGGGCGGCTTGTCCGACCGGTCGGAACTGCAAGTCGTAAGCCAGAAGCGCGCCGAGATGCAGGCAACCTATTCTGGCGACATGCAATCTGCCGAGCGGTCCTTGAACGATCTTGCGTCACTGGCCGGGCGTCCGCTTGCGGGATTGCGCGGCATCGAACCATTGGGTCAGGGCCGAGCCGAGCCGTTGTCGGTGATGCGCGCCAAAAGCGAGGGCGCACGCGTTTTGGCCCTGGCGCGGGCCGAGCGAGCAGGAAGTCTGCCGGGACTTGCGGCGACCGCCTCGCTGGATGGTGGCGGATCCTTTCTATCCGGGCTTCAACTGGGCGGGGCGAATATCGGCTTTGGCACTGGTGCGAAGTTGCGGGCACTGAATGCGACGCCCGACCTTGTCGAACGCAGGTTCGCCGAGGCGCGGCTTGAAAGCGGGCAACGGATTGACTCGCTCGGCGGCGAGATCGCCGAGTTGCGGCTCCGCCGGTCGCAAGGGGCTGAGGTATTGCGGCAAACGATGGGAAACCTCGACCTCTTTGTCGAGCAATACAAAGCCGGCTTGCGGTCGTTGGTCGAACTCGTCGGGCAATACGACGCCGCTTTGCGGCTCGAGCGGGATCAGGTGGCGCTGGATTACGAAATTGCCCGACGCGAGGTTGAAGTTGCCGCAATGCAGGGTTTGCTGGTCCATGGGGCGCCGATGTGA
- a CDS encoding Gfo/Idh/MocA family protein: MTIRVLVAGLGNMGRSHALAYHKDPAFQIVGLVNRSAVDLPAELQGYLLSADYSEALGRLKPDLVCVATYSDTHADYACAAMEAGAHVFVEKPLATTVADARRVRDCAVRTGRKVVVGYILRHHPSWIRLIEEARALGGPYVFRLNLNQQSGGPTWEVHKALMQTTPPIVDCGVHYVDVMCQITDAKPVEVRGMGLRLSNEIAPDMYNYGHFQVLFEDGSLGWYEAGWGPMMSDTAFFVKDVVSPNGAVSIRMPESARSDDIDTHTKTSLLRVHRVGRGHEDLSMADEPGHQELCDREQAFVARAINEGLDLTRHMEDAVQSLAICLAADESVRSGEPVKFGTVKL; this comes from the coding sequence ATGACCATTCGGGTGCTGGTGGCTGGTCTGGGGAATATGGGGCGGAGCCATGCCTTGGCTTACCATAAGGATCCGGCGTTTCAGATTGTGGGGCTGGTGAACCGCTCGGCCGTGGATTTGCCTGCAGAGTTGCAGGGCTACCTGTTGAGTGCGGATTATTCCGAGGCTTTGGGCCGGTTGAAGCCTGATCTTGTTTGTGTGGCAACGTATTCGGACACTCATGCCGATTATGCCTGTGCCGCGATGGAGGCGGGGGCGCATGTCTTCGTGGAGAAACCGTTGGCTACGACGGTGGCAGATGCGCGGCGGGTGCGGGACTGTGCGGTAAGGACGGGACGGAAGGTGGTGGTGGGATACATCCTGCGGCACCATCCATCCTGGATTAGGTTGATCGAGGAGGCGCGGGCGCTTGGCGGGCCTTATGTGTTCCGCCTGAACCTGAACCAGCAGTCGGGCGGGCCGACGTGGGAGGTGCACAAGGCGCTGATGCAGACCACGCCCCCCATCGTGGATTGCGGGGTGCATTATGTGGATGTCATGTGCCAAATCACCGATGCCAAGCCCGTGGAAGTGCGGGGTATGGGGCTGCGTCTGTCGAACGAAATCGCGCCGGACATGTACAACTACGGGCATTTTCAGGTGCTGTTCGAAGACGGCAGCCTTGGCTGGTATGAGGCGGGCTGGGGTCCGATGATGAGCGACACGGCATTTTTCGTGAAGGATGTGGTCAGCCCGAACGGGGCGGTTTCGATCCGGATGCCGGAAAGTGCGCGGTCGGATGACATCGACACGCATACCAAAACCAGTTTGCTTCGGGTGCACCGGGTTGGACGTGGTCATGAAGATCTGAGCATGGCGGACGAACCGGGACATCAGGAATTGTGCGACCGCGAGCAGGCATTCGTTGCGCGGGCGATCAACGAGGGGTTGGATTTGACGCGGCATATGGAAGATGCGGTGCAGTCGCTGGCGATCTGCCTCGCGGCGGATGAGAGCGTGCGGTCGGGTGAGCCGGTCAAGTTCGGGACGGTGAAGCTGTGA
- a CDS encoding carbohydrate ABC transporter permease yields MARGKPVRWHIAVFLAPALLVYTAIMIIPLFGTLNLSLYNESADSRVFVGLANFATLFGDRRWSDAFWNALGNNFWFFVIHMLVQNPIGILLAALLSSPKLRMAAFYRTAIFIPTILSFVIVGFVWKLIFSPIWGIAPGMLDMVGLKSLFAPWLGKAEYALTTLALVSVWQFVGIPMMLIYAALLSIPDDVIEAAEMDGVTGWSQFWKIKLPLILPSIGIISILTFVGNFNAFDLIYVAQGALAGPDFSTDILGTFLYRTFFGFQLQLGDPYMGSAIATAMFGIILLGVCVYLFGIQTRLRRYQF; encoded by the coding sequence ATGGCGAGGGGCAAGCCCGTGCGCTGGCATATCGCGGTGTTTCTGGCGCCTGCGCTACTGGTCTATACCGCGATCATGATCATCCCCTTGTTCGGGACGCTGAACCTTTCGCTTTACAACGAGTCGGCGGATAGCCGCGTTTTCGTGGGCCTGGCGAACTTCGCCACGCTGTTCGGTGATCGGCGCTGGTCGGATGCGTTCTGGAACGCCTTGGGCAATAACTTCTGGTTTTTCGTCATTCACATGCTGGTGCAGAACCCCATCGGGATTTTGCTGGCGGCTTTGCTGTCTAGCCCAAAGCTGCGGATGGCGGCATTTTACCGAACGGCGATCTTCATTCCGACCATATTGTCCTTCGTGATCGTGGGCTTCGTGTGGAAGCTGATCTTTTCGCCGATCTGGGGGATTGCACCGGGGATGCTCGATATGGTGGGGTTGAAAAGCCTGTTCGCGCCGTGGCTGGGGAAGGCCGAATATGCGCTGACCACGCTGGCGTTGGTGTCGGTGTGGCAGTTCGTGGGCATACCCATGATGCTGATCTATGCCGCTTTGCTGTCGATACCGGACGATGTCATCGAGGCGGCCGAGATGGACGGCGTGACAGGCTGGAGCCAGTTCTGGAAGATCAAACTGCCGCTGATCTTGCCGAGTATCGGGATCATCTCGATTCTGACCTTCGTGGGCAACTTCAACGCATTCGATCTGATCTATGTGGCGCAAGGCGCGCTGGCGGGGCCTGATTTCAGTACGGATATTCTGGGGACATTCCTTTACCGCACCTTCTTTGGTTTCCAGTTGCAACTGGGCGATCCTTACATGGGGTCGGCGATTGCGACCGCGATGTTCGGCATCATCCTCTTGGGCGTTTGTGTTTATCTGTTTGGTATCCAGACGCGGTTGCGTCGGTATCAGTTCTGA
- a CDS encoding ABC transporter ATP-binding protein has product MRGVGTLELRGVAKAYGKTAVIKGVDLTVEEGEFCVFVGPSGCGKSTLLRMIAGLEDVSGGDVMLDGVRINDVAPAKREIAMVFQTYALYPHLTVRDNMGLALKQAGEPKAKIEKSISVASDMLALGDYLERRPAELSGGQRQRVAIGRAIVRTPKLFLFDEPLSNLDAALRVATRIEIARLHRELGATMVYVTHDQVEAMTLADKIVVLRAGKVEQVGAPMELYNNPANTFVAGFIGSPQMNFLKAGAIDMQGETVGIRPEHLVISAGSGAIYGRISHVEKLGGETLVYVRSEVHGLLTVRLFGEHDYAVDADAWLSLDAERAFHFGKNGQRLR; this is encoded by the coding sequence GTGAGGGGTGTTGGCACGCTGGAATTGCGCGGGGTCGCCAAGGCCTATGGCAAGACCGCGGTGATCAAGGGCGTCGATCTGACGGTCGAAGAGGGCGAGTTCTGCGTCTTCGTCGGGCCTTCGGGCTGCGGCAAATCTACCCTGTTACGGATGATCGCGGGGCTTGAGGATGTGTCTGGCGGCGATGTGATGCTCGATGGGGTGCGGATCAACGATGTGGCCCCTGCCAAGCGCGAGATCGCAATGGTGTTCCAGACTTATGCTTTATACCCGCACCTGACGGTGCGCGATAACATGGGCCTGGCCTTGAAGCAGGCAGGTGAACCCAAGGCCAAGATCGAGAAGTCGATTTCGGTAGCGTCGGATATGCTTGCCTTGGGTGACTATCTCGAACGGCGGCCTGCGGAACTGTCGGGTGGGCAGCGGCAGCGGGTGGCAATAGGGCGGGCCATCGTGCGGACGCCGAAGCTGTTCCTGTTCGACGAGCCTTTATCGAACCTTGACGCCGCGTTACGGGTGGCGACGCGGATAGAGATCGCGCGACTGCACCGCGAACTGGGTGCTACGATGGTGTATGTGACCCACGATCAGGTCGAAGCGATGACGCTGGCCGACAAGATCGTGGTATTGCGGGCGGGAAAGGTCGAACAGGTCGGCGCGCCGATGGAATTATATAACAACCCTGCCAACACATTCGTGGCTGGGTTCATCGGCAGCCCACAGATGAATTTTCTGAAAGCGGGCGCCATTGATATGCAGGGTGAGACGGTCGGCATCCGGCCCGAACACCTGGTCATTTCGGCGGGCAGCGGCGCGATTTACGGCAGGATCAGCCATGTTGAAAAGCTGGGCGGCGAAACGCTCGTCTATGTCCGTTCCGAGGTCCACGGGCTTTTAACGGTGCGGTTGTTCGGCGAGCATGACTATGCCGTCGATGCGGATGCCTGGCTGTCTCTGGATGCCGAGCGCGCGTTCCATTTTGGCAAGAATGGCCAACGGCTTCGCTAG
- a CDS encoding carbohydrate ABC transporter permease has protein sequence MSVVRSNVGRSIAAHAVLIAYTLIALFPVFVIVVNSFKSRRAIFADPLALPWPEHFDLIGYTTVLKQGDFFQYFLNSMTVTVFSLFFVLLFGAMAAFALSEYRFKGNTLMGLYLALGIMIPIRLGTVAILQIMVAGGLVNTLTALVLVYTAQGLPLAVFILSEFMKGVSDDLKNAGRIDGLSEYRIFFRLVLPLVRPAMATVAVFTMIPIWNDLWFPLILAPAEEVKTITLGSQVFIGQFVTNWNAVLAALSLAIVPVLVLYLVFSRQLIRGITAGAVK, from the coding sequence ATGTCGGTGGTGCGGAGCAATGTCGGGCGTAGCATCGCGGCGCATGCGGTACTGATCGCCTATACCCTGATCGCGCTGTTTCCGGTCTTTGTGATCGTGGTGAACAGCTTCAAAAGCCGGAGGGCGATATTCGCGGACCCGCTGGCGCTGCCGTGGCCCGAGCATTTCGACCTGATCGGTTATACGACGGTGCTCAAGCAGGGAGATTTCTTCCAGTATTTCCTAAACTCCATGACCGTGACGGTGTTTTCGCTGTTCTTCGTGCTGCTGTTCGGTGCGATGGCGGCATTTGCGCTGTCGGAATACCGGTTCAAGGGCAATACGCTGATGGGGTTGTATCTGGCGCTGGGCATCATGATCCCGATCCGGCTTGGGACAGTGGCGATCTTGCAGATAATGGTGGCCGGAGGGTTGGTGAATACTCTGACCGCGCTGGTGCTGGTCTATACGGCGCAGGGTTTACCACTGGCGGTGTTCATCCTGTCCGAGTTCATGAAGGGAGTTTCGGATGATCTGAAGAACGCGGGACGGATCGACGGGTTGTCGGAGTATCGGATCTTCTTTCGTCTGGTCTTGCCGCTTGTACGGCCCGCGATGGCGACAGTGGCGGTGTTTACCATGATCCCGATCTGGAACGATCTTTGGTTTCCGCTGATCCTTGCACCGGCCGAAGAGGTGAAGACGATCACGCTCGGCAGCCAGGTGTTCATCGGCCAATTCGTGACAAACTGGAACGCGGTGCTGGCCGCGCTGTCCTTGGCGATCGTGCCGGTGCTGGTGCTGTATCTGGTGTTTTCGCGGCAGTTGATCCGCGGCATTACTGCGGGGGCGGTGAAATGA